Proteins from one Stenotrophomonas aracearum genomic window:
- a CDS encoding redoxin domain-containing protein — translation MNNASRSAAPVGAPAPPFQLPATPDQRLSLDELRGRPVILAFYPADWSPVCGDQLALYNQLLPEFQRSGAQLVGISVDGVWCHAAFSGERHLHFPLLADFEPKGEVARRYGAYREQDGVCERALFVIDAEGIVRWRYLSPLGINPGADGILEALAQLPSTAVLPAGAAS, via the coding sequence ATGAACAACGCATCACGCAGCGCCGCGCCGGTGGGCGCCCCCGCGCCGCCGTTCCAGCTGCCCGCTACCCCCGACCAGCGGCTGAGCCTGGACGAACTGCGCGGCCGCCCGGTGATCCTGGCGTTCTATCCCGCCGACTGGAGCCCGGTCTGCGGCGACCAGTTGGCGCTGTACAACCAGCTGCTGCCCGAGTTCCAGCGCAGCGGCGCGCAGCTGGTCGGCATCTCGGTGGACGGGGTGTGGTGCCATGCCGCGTTCTCCGGGGAGCGCCACCTGCACTTCCCGCTACTGGCCGACTTCGAACCCAAGGGCGAAGTCGCCCGACGCTACGGCGCCTACCGCGAACAGGACGGCGTGTGCGAGCGGGCGCTGTTCGTGATCGACGCCGAAGGCATCGTGCGCTGGCGCTACCTCTCGCCCTTGGGCATCAATCCCGGCGCCGACGGCATCCTTGAAGCGTTGGCGCAGCTTCCCTCCACCGCCGTACTTCCTGCAGGAGCAGCATCATGA
- a CDS encoding Dps family protein: MNELSPQARQTAPLRTPSDLSQQAGKDIAGALTVLLADVFALYLKTKNFHWHMSGPHFRDYHLMLDEQGDQIYATTDAIAERARKVGGTTLRSIGQIHRIQRLLDNDADYVTPQDMLAELADDNRRLVQFLRATHEVCDTHNDVATASLIENWIDEAEGRSWFLFESTRPTR, translated from the coding sequence ATGAACGAGCTTTCCCCGCAGGCACGCCAGACCGCCCCGCTGCGCACCCCGTCCGACCTCAGCCAGCAGGCCGGCAAGGACATCGCCGGCGCGCTCACCGTGCTGCTGGCCGACGTGTTCGCGCTGTACCTGAAGACCAAGAACTTCCACTGGCACATGTCCGGCCCGCACTTCCGCGACTACCACCTGATGCTGGATGAACAGGGCGACCAGATCTACGCCACCACCGATGCCATCGCCGAACGCGCCCGCAAGGTGGGCGGCACCACCCTGCGCTCGATCGGGCAGATCCACCGCATCCAGCGCCTGCTCGACAACGATGCCGACTATGTAACCCCGCAGGACATGCTGGCCGAGCTGGCCGACGACAACCGCCGCCTGGTCCAGTTCCTGCGCGCCACCCACGAGGTCTGCGACACGCACAACGACGTGGCCACCGCCAGCCTGATCGAGAACTGGATCGACGAGGCCGAAGGCCGCAGCTGGTTCCTGTTCGAAAGCACCCGCCCCACCCGCTGA
- a CDS encoding response regulator transcription factor — MKPIHRIAIVDDDDGVRQSLSSLVRALGHEVRTYPSATAFLADDGDAPDCLLTDIQMPQMDGDQLQAELLARGCTYPMIFMTGFPNEALRARVMARGARAFLVKPVDGDAMARCLGEALGIHTSV, encoded by the coding sequence ATGAAGCCGATCCATCGCATTGCCATCGTTGACGACGATGACGGCGTGCGCCAGTCCCTCTCGAGCCTGGTACGCGCGCTGGGCCACGAAGTGCGCACCTATCCCTCCGCCACCGCCTTCCTCGCCGACGACGGCGACGCGCCGGACTGCCTGCTCACCGACATCCAGATGCCGCAGATGGACGGCGACCAGCTGCAGGCCGAGCTGCTGGCCCGTGGCTGCACCTACCCGATGATCTTCATGACCGGCTTCCCGAACGAAGCACTGCGCGCCCGCGTCATGGCACGCGGCGCACGGGCGTTCCTGGTCAAACCGGTGGATGGCGACGCCATGGCGCGGTGCCTGGGCGAGGCGCTGGGCATCCATACCTCGGTATGA
- a CDS encoding response regulator transcription factor: MNPTTPHRGSTIPAVPLVVVVDDDAAVRDALDSLLRSVGLQTRVLGSPAELLQAELPDVPGCIVLDVRLPGISGLDLQGQLAAQGIHLPIVFMTGHGDIPMTVRAMKAGAVDFLSKPFRDQDMLDAVSAAIERDTRRRQAGAARDSLEARYATLTPREREVMAHVVAGLMNKQVAGELNLSEITVKIHRGNVMRKMGVRALADLVRQAEALGVGHSPA; this comes from the coding sequence ATGAATCCAACCACTCCCCATCGCGGTTCCACGATCCCGGCCGTGCCCCTGGTCGTGGTGGTCGACGATGACGCTGCCGTGCGCGACGCACTCGACAGCCTGCTGCGCTCGGTAGGCCTGCAGACCCGGGTGCTGGGATCGCCGGCCGAGCTGCTGCAGGCCGAGCTGCCGGACGTGCCCGGCTGCATCGTTCTGGACGTGCGCCTGCCCGGCATCAGCGGGCTGGACCTGCAGGGCCAACTGGCCGCGCAGGGCATCCACCTGCCGATCGTGTTCATGACCGGGCACGGCGACATACCGATGACCGTGCGCGCGATGAAGGCCGGTGCGGTCGACTTCCTGTCCAAGCCGTTCCGCGACCAGGACATGCTGGACGCGGTCAGCGCGGCGATCGAGCGCGACACCCGTCGCCGCCAGGCCGGAGCCGCGCGCGATTCGCTGGAAGCGCGCTACGCAACGCTGACCCCGCGCGAACGCGAGGTGATGGCGCATGTCGTGGCGGGATTGATGAACAAGCAGGTGGCCGGCGAGCTCAACCTGAGCGAGATCACGGTGAAGATCCATCGCGGCAACGTCATGCGCAAGATGGGCGTGCGCGCGCTGGCCGACCTGGTGCGGCAGGCCGAAGCGCTGGGCGTGGGGCATTCGCCGGCCTGA
- a CDS encoding Cache 3/Cache 2 fusion domain-containing protein has protein sequence MTTRAATVFSTSIGARLALLMGLITTLAFMALAVLIYRQAASSYQQRVEAGMQNSTDLMRDSVELYDRSLSDSTERMAGIFRAMLPDGEVSVDPGKKVIVGERETPTLQFGKEVLNLQEAAVDRFAEATGGGVATVFVRDGDDFVRVSTSVRNAEGARAMGTVLDHASPAYPKMLAGEGFTGPVRLFGVDYMTHYMPIKDAAGEVAGIAFVGQNHTEGLAALKTRLRESKLGKEGQFLAVNTRAGDQFGTVVAATAGEGELLSAMVDPADQPVLEALLTGKASQATLHLRTAKDAPATSYFVSAQSYGPWQWTVLGLEPTSVLQAVLHKLMLQIVVVSGLGLLAVIVALIVVVRRVISAPLSQAGQVARDVAAGRLDQRIVVRSQDEVGRLMGALQQMQDKLREIIHAQNEMSQRHAEGAISHRIDASRFEGEFGTMVTGTNELVAAHIDVKMRMVDLVRRYADGDLSQSMDELPGEKARITEAVNGVRDRLQAINGEIKHLVAAAAAGDFSVRGNAEAYQHDFRVMVDGLNTLMVTADRNLSALSGLLRALAQGDLRGRIDGQFQGVFATMRDDANATVAQLTAIVGGIQQAAVSVATASAEIAAGNDDLSRRTEQQAASLEESAASLEELTAAVKQNADHARRADRLAAEAAQVAEQGGTAVAQVVETMSGIEASSRRIADITTVIDGIAFQTNILALNAAVEAARAGEEGRGFAVVASEVRALAQRSASAAKEIKTLIEASAAQVADGSELANQAGQTLQRVVASVGELGGLIEEIASASQEQAAGIEQVNQGIVQMDGVTQQNAALVEEASAAARALNAQSSELQQSVGQFRLADAQPARRERVAA, from the coding sequence ATGACGACCCGTGCCGCCACCGTTTTCTCCACTTCCATCGGCGCGCGCCTCGCGCTGCTGATGGGTCTGATCACCACCCTGGCGTTCATGGCGCTGGCGGTGCTGATCTACCGCCAGGCTGCCAGCAGCTACCAGCAGCGCGTTGAAGCGGGCATGCAGAACTCCACCGATCTGATGCGCGACTCGGTTGAGCTGTACGACCGCAGCCTGAGCGACAGCACCGAGCGCATGGCGGGCATTTTCCGCGCCATGCTGCCGGACGGCGAGGTCAGCGTGGACCCGGGCAAGAAGGTCATCGTGGGCGAGCGGGAAACGCCGACCCTGCAGTTCGGCAAGGAGGTGCTGAACCTGCAGGAAGCGGCCGTGGATCGTTTCGCCGAGGCCACCGGCGGTGGCGTGGCGACCGTTTTCGTTCGCGACGGCGATGATTTCGTGCGCGTATCGACTTCGGTCCGCAATGCCGAAGGCGCGCGCGCCATGGGCACCGTGCTCGACCACGCCAGCCCGGCCTACCCAAAGATGTTGGCCGGCGAAGGCTTCACCGGTCCGGTGCGGCTGTTCGGCGTGGACTACATGACCCATTACATGCCGATCAAGGACGCCGCCGGTGAAGTGGCCGGCATCGCTTTCGTCGGGCAGAACCATACCGAAGGCCTGGCGGCGCTGAAAACGCGCCTGCGGGAGTCGAAGCTCGGCAAGGAAGGGCAGTTCCTGGCGGTCAACACGCGCGCTGGCGACCAGTTCGGCACCGTGGTGGCCGCCACGGCCGGCGAAGGCGAACTCCTTTCCGCGATGGTGGACCCGGCCGACCAGCCCGTGCTGGAGGCGCTGCTGACCGGCAAGGCGAGCCAGGCCACGCTGCACCTGCGCACCGCCAAGGACGCACCGGCCACCTCGTATTTCGTCAGCGCACAGAGCTACGGCCCGTGGCAGTGGACCGTGCTGGGCCTGGAGCCGACCTCGGTACTGCAGGCCGTACTGCACAAGCTCATGCTGCAGATCGTGGTGGTGTCCGGCCTCGGCCTGCTGGCGGTGATCGTGGCGCTGATCGTGGTGGTCCGCCGTGTCATCAGTGCGCCGCTGTCGCAGGCCGGCCAAGTGGCGCGTGACGTGGCCGCCGGCCGCCTGGACCAGCGCATCGTGGTGCGCAGCCAGGATGAAGTGGGCCGCCTGATGGGCGCGCTGCAGCAGATGCAGGACAAGCTGCGCGAGATCATCCACGCGCAGAATGAGATGAGCCAGCGCCACGCCGAGGGTGCGATCAGCCACCGCATCGACGCCAGCCGCTTTGAAGGTGAGTTCGGCACGATGGTCACCGGCACCAACGAACTGGTCGCCGCGCATATCGACGTCAAGATGCGCATGGTCGACCTGGTGCGGCGTTATGCCGATGGCGATCTGTCGCAGTCGATGGACGAGCTGCCGGGCGAGAAGGCCCGCATCACCGAAGCAGTCAACGGGGTGCGCGACCGCCTGCAGGCGATCAATGGCGAGATCAAGCACCTGGTGGCAGCGGCCGCCGCCGGCGACTTCAGCGTGCGCGGCAATGCCGAGGCCTACCAGCATGATTTCCGGGTCATGGTCGATGGCCTCAATACCCTGATGGTCACCGCTGACCGCAATCTCAGCGCGCTGTCCGGGCTGCTGCGTGCACTTGCACAGGGCGACCTGCGCGGCCGTATCGATGGCCAGTTCCAGGGCGTGTTCGCCACCATGCGCGACGACGCCAATGCCACCGTGGCCCAGCTGACTGCCATTGTCGGCGGGATCCAGCAGGCGGCGGTGTCGGTGGCGACCGCGTCTGCGGAGATCGCGGCCGGCAATGACGACCTGTCGCGCCGTACCGAACAGCAGGCGGCCAGCCTGGAAGAGTCGGCAGCGTCGCTGGAAGAATTGACCGCCGCGGTGAAGCAGAACGCGGACCACGCGCGCCGTGCCGACCGCCTGGCGGCCGAAGCGGCCCAGGTGGCAGAGCAGGGCGGCACCGCCGTGGCCCAGGTGGTGGAGACCATGAGCGGCATCGAAGCGTCCTCGCGCCGCATTGCCGACATCACCACGGTGATCGACGGCATTGCGTTCCAGACCAACATCCTGGCCTTGAACGCGGCCGTGGAAGCCGCGCGAGCAGGCGAGGAAGGCCGTGGCTTTGCGGTGGTGGCTTCGGAAGTGCGCGCGCTGGCGCAGCGTTCGGCCAGCGCGGCCAAGGAAATCAAGACGTTGATCGAAGCGTCGGCGGCCCAGGTGGCCGACGGCAGCGAACTGGCCAACCAGGCGGGGCAGACCCTGCAGCGCGTGGTGGCGTCGGTGGGCGAGCTGGGCGGGCTGATCGAAGAGATCGCCAGCGCCAGCCAGGAACAGGCGGCAGGGATCGAGCAGGTCAACCAGGGCATCGTGCAGATGGACGGTGTGACCCAGCAGAACGCTGCCCTCGTCGAGGAGGCTTCGGCCGCTGCGCGTGCATTGAATGCGCAGTCGTCCGAGCTGCAGCAATCGGTCGGGCAGTTCCGCCTGGCCGACGCGCAGCCCGCGCGCAGGGAGCGCGTTGCGGCCTGA
- a CDS encoding cupin domain-containing protein, producing the protein MSASRHVRSLWTAPTVHDDALGSIRRLNADDFPLLERMSIKRMLLAPGSIREPHWHANANELGYVLAGSVLITIVGNADAVITLRVRAGEMFHIDSGALHAIENVGDDSAELVIVFSHERPQDFSLHAAFGAMSDAVLGNTYDVDAVAFSTLPRDTGSPYLVKRSGPSVVPDGADRADPHRFAIEAQSPPVDFQYGQARVSRTQFWPALRNLSMYSLRIADDGMREPHWHPETAELGYVHRGQARMSILDPDGSVDTYLLQPGDMYFIPRAYPHQIEVLGDDVHFLVFFDQPTPGDVGYRLAATAFAPGVLAATFGVDAAALPTFPRTTHDPLIVARRNALDPV; encoded by the coding sequence ATGTCCGCATCCCGCCACGTCCGGTCGTTATGGACGGCCCCCACCGTTCATGACGACGCCCTGGGTTCGATCCGCCGGCTCAACGCCGACGACTTTCCGCTGCTGGAACGGATGTCGATCAAGCGCATGCTGCTGGCGCCCGGCAGCATCCGCGAACCGCACTGGCATGCCAATGCCAACGAGCTCGGCTACGTGCTGGCCGGAAGCGTGCTGATCACCATCGTGGGCAACGCCGATGCGGTCATCACCCTACGCGTGCGCGCGGGTGAAATGTTCCATATCGACAGCGGCGCGCTGCACGCCATCGAAAACGTTGGGGACGACAGCGCCGAGTTGGTGATCGTGTTCAGCCATGAGCGGCCGCAGGACTTTTCGCTGCATGCGGCGTTCGGTGCGATGTCCGACGCGGTGTTGGGCAACACGTATGACGTGGATGCGGTTGCGTTCAGCACCCTGCCCCGCGACACCGGCTCGCCGTATCTGGTGAAGCGCAGCGGGCCGTCCGTGGTACCGGACGGGGCCGACCGCGCCGACCCGCATCGCTTCGCCATCGAAGCGCAGTCGCCGCCGGTCGACTTTCAGTACGGCCAGGCGCGGGTGTCGCGCACGCAGTTCTGGCCCGCGCTGCGGAACCTCTCGATGTACTCGCTGCGCATCGCCGATGACGGCATGCGCGAGCCACACTGGCACCCGGAGACGGCCGAGCTGGGCTACGTGCATCGCGGCCAGGCAAGGATGAGCATCCTCGACCCGGACGGCTCGGTGGACACCTACCTGCTGCAGCCCGGCGATATGTACTTCATTCCGCGCGCCTACCCGCACCAGATCGAAGTACTGGGCGACGACGTGCATTTCCTGGTGTTCTTCGACCAGCCCACCCCGGGCGACGTCGGTTACCGACTGGCCGCCACCGCATTCGCGCCCGGCGTACTGGCCGCCACCTTCGGCGTGGACGCGGCCGCGCTGCCAACCTTCCCACGCACCACGCACGACCCGTTGATCGTGGCGCGTCGGAATGCGTTGGATCCGGTGTGA
- a CDS encoding sensor histidine kinase, with amino-acid sequence MPPGQTVPSTRPDRERVVGASPRRRTLFRVAAALLTLGIFLIDVLSTLEGAVAVLYVVAVLLVARTGRRADIVIAAMAGIVLTVVAYVDSHGVNHVGAQTFRALVSLAAIGITAVLALQHQHAMQRLRGQAMLLDLSHDMIFVRDRGGVITFWNRTAAQLYGWSADEAIGQVADVLLSTRYPEAREAVEAALLEHGSWEGTLEQRTREGQWRVLDSRWVIQRDGQGRAAGVMETHTDVTERRKAEDAALRAQAELAHATRVATLGELAATLAHEVNQPLMAVVTNGEAGLRWLHRDTPDLHEVDAAINRTVGEARRASEIVKRVRAFLAKRSTPRETLDTATLIDDAVRLVQHELNREAVQLRVAVAGNLPPLHGDAVQLQQVLVNLLINASQAMAGQDDARQLQVDARAGAPGEVVIHITDSGPGIPEDHLDTLFKPFFTTKPQGMGMGLAICRSTAEAHGGQLSVDNVPGRGARFRLVLATPIPEGMPS; translated from the coding sequence ATGCCCCCCGGCCAGACCGTGCCCAGCACCCGCCCCGACCGCGAGCGCGTGGTCGGGGCTTCGCCGCGTCGGCGCACGCTGTTCCGCGTAGCGGCTGCGTTGTTGACCCTCGGCATCTTCCTGATCGATGTACTGAGCACGCTGGAGGGCGCGGTGGCGGTGCTGTACGTGGTGGCCGTGCTGCTGGTGGCGCGCACCGGGCGGCGTGCGGACATTGTCATTGCGGCCATGGCGGGCATTGTCCTTACCGTAGTGGCCTACGTGGATTCGCACGGGGTGAACCATGTCGGCGCGCAGACCTTCCGCGCACTGGTCAGCCTGGCCGCCATCGGCATCACGGCGGTGCTGGCGCTGCAGCATCAGCACGCCATGCAGCGACTGCGTGGCCAGGCAATGCTGCTGGACCTGTCGCACGACATGATCTTCGTGCGCGACCGGGGCGGCGTGATCACGTTCTGGAACCGCACCGCCGCGCAGCTCTATGGCTGGAGCGCGGACGAGGCCATCGGCCAGGTCGCGGACGTGTTGCTCTCCACCCGGTACCCGGAAGCGCGCGAAGCGGTGGAGGCCGCGCTGCTTGAACATGGCAGCTGGGAAGGCACGCTGGAGCAGCGCACCCGCGAGGGGCAGTGGCGCGTGCTGGACAGCCGCTGGGTGATCCAGCGCGATGGCCAGGGGCGGGCAGCGGGCGTGATGGAAACCCATACCGATGTCACCGAACGCCGCAAGGCCGAGGATGCAGCGCTGCGCGCGCAGGCCGAGCTGGCCCATGCCACGCGCGTGGCCACCCTGGGCGAACTGGCGGCCACGCTGGCGCATGAGGTCAACCAGCCGCTGATGGCGGTGGTAACCAACGGCGAGGCGGGCCTGCGCTGGCTGCACCGTGATACGCCTGACCTGCACGAAGTGGATGCGGCGATCAACCGCACCGTGGGCGAGGCGCGCCGCGCCAGCGAGATCGTCAAGCGGGTGCGCGCGTTCCTGGCCAAGCGCAGTACGCCCCGCGAAACGCTGGACACTGCAACCCTGATCGACGACGCAGTACGCCTGGTGCAGCACGAACTCAACCGCGAAGCGGTGCAGCTGCGCGTGGCCGTGGCCGGCAACCTGCCGCCGTTGCATGGCGATGCGGTGCAGCTGCAGCAGGTGCTGGTGAACCTGCTGATCAACGCCAGCCAGGCCATGGCCGGGCAGGACGACGCGCGCCAGTTGCAGGTGGATGCGCGCGCGGGTGCGCCGGGCGAGGTAGTCATCCACATCACCGATAGTGGTCCCGGTATTCCCGAGGACCACCTGGACACCCTCTTCAAACCTTTCTTCACCACCAAGCCGCAGGGCATGGGCATGGGGCTGGCGATCTGCCGGTCCACCGCCGAGGCGCATGGCGGGCAGCTGTCGGTGGACAATGTCCCCGGCCGCGGCGCCCGTTTCCGGCTGGTGCTGGCCACCCCGATCCCTGAAGGCATGCCGTCATGA
- a CDS encoding DsbA family protein produces MKGLSIAVSANDHSQGPRDAPITLVEYGDYQCPYCGAAYPVLKAVQRAMGTRMRFVFRNFPITESHPHALAAARFAEAAAEGGKFWEAHDLLYARQDALAPDDLKAYASELGLNKALLDAADNGAFDHRIESDFMGGVRSGVNGTPCLFINGERYDGSVDVDSLIEFMTALA; encoded by the coding sequence ATGAAAGGACTGTCCATAGCGGTCAGCGCGAACGACCACAGCCAGGGCCCGCGCGACGCGCCGATCACCCTGGTCGAATACGGCGACTACCAGTGCCCGTACTGCGGCGCGGCGTACCCCGTGCTCAAGGCGGTGCAGCGGGCCATGGGCACGCGGATGCGCTTCGTGTTCCGCAACTTCCCCATTACCGAAAGCCACCCGCATGCGCTGGCCGCAGCCCGATTTGCCGAAGCCGCTGCCGAGGGCGGGAAGTTCTGGGAAGCGCACGACCTGCTCTACGCGCGCCAGGACGCGCTGGCCCCTGACGATCTGAAGGCCTATGCCAGCGAGTTGGGCTTGAACAAGGCGCTGCTGGACGCCGCCGACAACGGTGCGTTCGATCATCGGATCGAGAGCGACTTCATGGGCGGCGTGCGCAGCGGCGTGAACGGGACACCGTGCCTGTTCATCAACGGCGAGCGCTACGACGGCTCCGTCGATGTGGACAGCCTGATCGAATTCATGACCGCACTGGCCTGA
- a CDS encoding alpha/beta fold hydrolase: MSILTTADGVEIFYKDWGPKGAQPIVFHHGWPLSSDDWDAQLLFFLAKGYRVVAHDRRGHGRSAQVSEGNDMDHYVADAAAVADHLDLKNAVHVGHSTGGGEVARYVAKAAPGRVAKAVLISAVPPIMLQTPANPGGLPLSVFDGFRAQLAQNRAQFYLDLASGPFYGFNRTGAAVFEGTIRNWWRQGMMGSAQAHYEGIKAFSETDFTEDLKAINVPTLVLHGDDDQIVPIADASLLTIKLLKQGTLKVFPGYPHGMCTTHADAINAELLAFVEG, from the coding sequence ATGAGCATCCTCACCACCGCAGACGGCGTCGAGATTTTCTACAAGGACTGGGGCCCGAAAGGCGCCCAGCCCATCGTGTTCCACCACGGCTGGCCGCTGTCCAGCGACGACTGGGACGCCCAGCTGCTGTTCTTCCTCGCCAAGGGCTATCGCGTGGTCGCCCACGATCGCCGCGGCCACGGCCGTTCCGCGCAGGTCAGCGAGGGCAACGACATGGACCACTATGTGGCTGATGCGGCCGCAGTCGCCGACCATCTGGACCTGAAGAACGCGGTGCATGTCGGCCACTCCACCGGCGGTGGCGAAGTGGCGCGCTACGTGGCCAAGGCGGCGCCAGGCCGAGTCGCCAAGGCGGTGCTGATCAGCGCCGTGCCGCCGATCATGCTGCAGACCCCGGCCAACCCGGGCGGGCTGCCGCTGTCGGTGTTCGACGGCTTCCGCGCCCAGCTGGCGCAGAACCGCGCGCAGTTCTACCTGGACCTGGCCAGCGGCCCGTTCTACGGTTTCAACCGCACCGGTGCCGCCGTGTTCGAAGGCACCATCCGCAACTGGTGGCGCCAAGGCATGATGGGCAGCGCGCAGGCGCACTACGAAGGCATCAAGGCGTTCTCGGAAACCGACTTCACCGAGGACCTGAAGGCGATCAACGTGCCGACGTTGGTGCTGCATGGCGATGACGACCAGATCGTACCCATCGCCGATGCCAGCCTGCTGACTATCAAGCTGCTGAAGCAGGGCACCCTGAAGGTCTTCCCGGGCTATCCGCACGGCATGTGCACCACCCACGCCGACGCGATCAATGCGGAACTGCTGGCGTTCGTCGAAGGTTGA